The Lentisphaerota bacterium nucleotide sequence GTTCTCCGAGGAGCTGGGCGACCTGCTGGCGGCGGGCATGCCGCTGGGGTCGGCGCTCAACTGCCTCGCGTCGCACGGCAAGGAATCGGCGGGCGGGCGGATCGCCGCCGACCTGCGCGACCGGATCATCCGTGGCGAGTCGTTTTCCGACGCGCTGGCGGCCCACGCCGACAGCTTTCCGTCGCTGTACAGCAACATGATCCGCGCGGGCGAGGCCAGCGGCGCGCTGGCCGACGTGCTGCAGCGGCTGGTCGAGCATTACGAGCGCATGCTCTCGATGCGCGAGAAGATCTTCGCCGCGCTGGTCTATCCGGTGATCGTGCTGGTTTTCGGACTGATCACCGTGATCTTCGCCATGGTCAAGATCGTGCCGCAGTTTACCAGGATGTTCCAGCAGATGGGTCAGGTGCTCCCCCCGTCGACCCGCCTGCTGCTGGGCATGAGCCAGTTTGTGACCCGGTACGGGATTTTCACCGGGATCCTGATCGTTTTCGCCACTGTCCTGTTCTCGCGATACATCAAGACTCGGGGGGGGCGCCTGTGGTGGGACGGCATCAAGCTGCGCACGCCGCTGATCCGGGGCGTGGTCGCCAACGGCGTCTTCGCCAACTTCGCCCACACGCTGAAGACGCTGCTCGCCAATGGCGTCCACATTCTGGATGCGCTGCGCATCACCGAGAACACGGTCGGCAACGCGGTGATCGCCCGCGAGCTGGCCCACGCCCGTGAGCGGGTGACCGACGGCACGACGATCTCCGGCCCGCTGGCCGCGAGCAAGGTCTTTCCCGAGGTGATGACCGACATGCTCTCCATCGGCGAGCAGACCGGCGATATGCCCTCGGCGCTGCAGCACATCGGGCGGCGGTTCGAGACCGAGCTCGACCGCAATATCAAGCTCTTCACGGCCGCGCTCGAACCGATGCTGATCGTCCTCGTCGCGGGTGTCGTCGGCTTCGTGGCCGTCAGTATTCTGGAGGCTGTGTTTCAGGCCACCGGTTCGCTGGGAATCAAGTAAGGGGAAAAGCTGAAAAGCTGAAATGCTGAAATGCTGAAATGCTGAAAAAGGGAGGGATGAGATGAGCGTCACGCACAACACCACCCGCCGGGCGGGTTTCACACTGATCGAGATGCTGCTGGTCGTCACGATCATCGGCATTCTCGCGACCATGGCCGTCTTGAAGATCGGGGGGCAGGGCGAAGTAGCGCGGCGGGAGACCACGCGCGGCACGATCGCCACGATCAGCCAGGCGATCCAGATGTACGGGCTGAGTCACAGCGAGCTGCCCAATACCCTGGACGATTTGACGATTGCGCCCAGCGATGATGTCGAGGCCCCGCTGGACAAGAACAGCCTCGCGGATTCCTGGGGCCAGCCCATCCAGTACAAGAAGCTGAGCAAGGTCAAGTTCGAGCTCCGCTCCGGCGGCCCCGACAAGCAGGTCGGCACCGAGGACGACCTGACGAATTGAGGATTTCGCAAGGGTCGATACTATCGACATGATCGAAGCTATCGACATTATCGAATCGGAACCATGACCCACCCCTCCCATCCGCGCGGGTTTACGCTCATCGAGATGCTGCTGGTGGTGGCCATCATCGGCATCCTGGTCACGATGCTCGCCCCGCGTATGCAGATGATGGGCGGCCCGCGCGTGACCGCAGCCGCGCGGGTGCTGACGCAACTCACCCGCTATGCG carries:
- a CDS encoding type II secretion system F family protein is translated as FSEELGDLLAAGMPLGSALNCLASHGKESAGGRIAADLRDRIIRGESFSDALAAHADSFPSLYSNMIRAGEASGALADVLQRLVEHYERMLSMREKIFAALVYPVIVLVFGLITVIFAMVKIVPQFTRMFQQMGQVLPPSTRLLLGMSQFVTRYGIFTGILIVFATVLFSRYIKTRGGRLWWDGIKLRTPLIRGVVANGVFANFAHTLKTLLANGVHILDALRITENTVGNAVIARELAHARERVTDGTTISGPLAASKVFPEVMTDMLSIGEQTGDMPSALQHIGRRFETELDRNIKLFTAALEPMLIVLVAGVVGFVAVSILEAVFQATGSLGIK
- a CDS encoding prepilin-type N-terminal cleavage/methylation domain-containing protein, translated to MSVTHNTTRRAGFTLIEMLLVVTIIGILATMAVLKIGGQGEVARRETTRGTIATISQAIQMYGLSHSELPNTLDDLTIAPSDDVEAPLDKNSLADSWGQPIQYKKLSKVKFELRSGGPDKQVGTEDDLTN